The Vitis vinifera cultivar Pinot Noir 40024 chromosome 12, ASM3070453v1 genome has a segment encoding these proteins:
- the LOC109123521 gene encoding G-type lectin S-receptor-like serine/threonine-protein kinase SD2-5: MAANKELLDSTVFLKVQNLPKKPKAPSPDINRPLVPPPPSNTGSEIIVILVSCFAAFFVLFLTVMTRQSLSLNRYDAKEDEEDYLRQVPGLPTRFSYEVLVEATENFSQNLGKGGFGCVFEGILSDGTKIAVKCLNGFAQTRDSFLAEVETIGSIHHLNLVKLIGYCASKSNKFLVYEYMCNGSLDKWLFHRNQELALDWQTRRKIILDIAKGLTYLHEECQKKIVHLDIKPQNILLDKNFNAKVSDFGLSKIMDRDQSQVVTTLRGTLGYLAPEWFSSAITEKADVYSFGVVTLEILCGRKNLDHARPEKDMHLLSPFKLKAEEGGLSDLVDKHSEDMQVHGAEVVEMMRVAAWCLQSDITRRPSMSVVVKVLEGVIAVEDNLDYNFFNPPAQRGMEAVGCQEFVFASPLSSSVLSGPR, translated from the coding sequence ATGGCAGCAAATAAAGAACTACTTGATTCGACCGTATTCCTTAAGGTGCAAAACCTTCCAAAAAAGCCCAAGGCTCCTTCGCCAGACATTAATCGTCCCCTTGTCCCTCCTCCTCCCTCAAATACAGGGAGCGAGATTATAGTCATACTGGTATCCTGCTTTGCAGCTTTCTTTGTTCTATTTCTTACCGTCATGACAAGGCAATCTCTTTCTCTGAATAGATACGATGCCAAGGAAGATGAGGAGGATTATCTCCGCCAAGTACCAGGGTTGCCTACTAGATTCTCTTATGAAGTCTTGGTAGAGGCAACTGAAAATTTTAGTCAGAATCTTGGAAAAGGAGGATTTGGTTGTGTCTTTGAAGGGATTCTGAGTGATGGCACCAAAATTGCAGTCAAGTGTCTCAATGGTTTTGCTCAAACTAGAGATTCGTTCTTAGCCGAGGTTGAGACAATAGGCAGCATTCACCATCTCAATTTGGTAAAACTAATTGGATACTGCGCCAGTAAATCAAATAAGTTCTTAGTTTATGAATATATGTGTAATGGATCCTTAGATAAATGGCTCTTCCACAGAAACCAAGAGCTTGCCCTTGACTGGCAAACCAGAAGGAAGATCATCCTGGATATAGCAAAGGGTCTAACCTATCTCCACGAAGAATGCCAAAAGAAAATAGTACACTTAGACATTAAACCCCAGAATATCCTTTTGGATAAAAATTTCAATGCAAAAGTTTCTGATTTTGGTCTGTCCAAGATAATGGACAGGGACCAAAGCCAAGTTGTGACGACATTGAGAGGAACTTTGGGGTATTTGGCTCCTGAATGGTTCAGCTCTGCAATCACAGAAAAAGCAGATGTATATAGCTTTGGTGTTGTGACCTTGGAAATTTTGTGTGGACGAAAAAATCTGGATCACGCTAGGCCTGAGAAAGATATGCATTTGTTGAGTCCTTTCAAGCTGAAGGCAGAGGAGGGAGGACTGTCAGATTTGGTTGACAAGCATAGCGAGGATATGCAGGTACATGGAGCAGAGGTTGTGGAGATGATGAGAGTTGCTGCATGGTGTTTACAAAGTGACATCACTAGGAGGCCTTCCATGTCAGTGGTGGTTAAGGTCTTGGAGGGAGTGATAGCTGTTGAGGATAATCTGGACTACAATTTTTTCAATCCACCAGCCCAAAGAGGGATGGAAGCAGTTGGCTGCCAAGAGTTTGTCTTTGCCTCTCCACTATCTTCATCAGTCCTATCAGGACCCAGGTAG